One window from the genome of Elaeis guineensis isolate ETL-2024a chromosome 5, EG11, whole genome shotgun sequence encodes:
- the LOC105044598 gene encoding zinc finger CCCH domain-containing protein 33 — MCSGLRKPSPPPSPPTGPAVMAAGGDSEKLSVAALPASLLLELSASDDFPAFKRAVEDDGLPLDCPAPWYCRSLNRRTMGFEQRTPLMIAALYGSPTVLAYILAASPAEASRRSPSDGATPLHCAASGGSPFSLGIVKMLMDAAADVDATDAAGNRPGDVIARHFSASITRSLEVVLKAGSGISSLGGAKEEETKSGEKKYPLDITLPDINNGIYGTDEFRMYTFKVKPCSRAYSHDWTECPFVHPGENARRRDPRKYFYSCVPCPEFRKGSCRNGDACEYAHGVFESWLHPDQYRTRLCKDETGCNRRVCFFAHKPEELRSVNPSAASVAGMVLSSPKSSSGLSSLDMATALMMMQQTGSGMSPSASSGLGAATAWMNQPGSLATPPSLQLPSSRLKASLGAFDLDLLGLEGYQQKLIDEFSSTASPRANWTPNSLAAASRASDINELFGSLNPSVLSQLQGLSLKKTAAASSSAGAQFQSPTGVRSQLLSGYGGNLPPSPTVSGTSSFGLDHSMAKAIMSSRASAFAKRSQSFIDRGAMAGRQSTLSSMTTAAAGTSSVLSDWGSPDGKLDWGIQGDELNKLRKAASFNFRTNQAGSGFGGAAPAAAAVPGRLDEPDLSWVQSLVKDGPAAPMGRRGLEQQQKGYQLNGAGGDFHGSELLSSWEEKIMA, encoded by the coding sequence ATGTGTAGCGGCCTCAGGAAGCCTTCCCCACCCCCGTCTCCCCCCACCGGCCCCGCCGTCATGGCCGCCGGCGGCGACTCCGAGAAGCTCTCGGTTGCGGCCCTCCCCGCCTCCCTCCTCCTCGAGCTCTCAGCTTCCGACGACTTTCCCGCCTTCAAGCGCGCCGTCGAGGACGACGGCCTACCCCTCGACTGTCCAGCCCCTTGGTACTGCCGCTCCCTCAACCGGCGGACGATGGGCTTCGAACAGCGAACCCCGCTCATGATCGCTGCACTCTACGGCAGCCCCACCGTACTCGCATACATCCTTGCAGCTAGTCCCGCCGAGGCCTCCCGCCGCTCCCCCTCCGACGGCGCCACCCCTCTCCATTGCGCCGCCTCCGGTGGCTCCCCTTTCTCCCTCGGAATCGTCAAGATGCTAATGGACGCCGCCGCTGACGTCGACGCCACCGACGCTGCCGGGAACCGTCCTGGCGACGTTATCGCCCGCCACTTCTCCGCGTCGATCACCCGATCCCTTGAAGTGGTCCTCAAAGCCGGCTCTGGGATTTCATCTCTTGGAGGAGCAAAAGAAGAGGAGACGAAGTCCGGCGAGAAGAAATATCCTCTTGACATCACACTCCCCGATATAAATAACGGGATCTACGGCACGGATGAATTCCGGATGTATACCTTCAAAGTCAAACCTTGTTCCAGGGCCTATTCCCATGACTGGACGGAGTGCCCCTTCGTCCACCCGGGAGAGAACGCCCGGCGCCGCGACCCCAGGAAGTATTTCTACAGCTGCGTCCCCTGTCCAGAGTTCCGGAAGGGGTCGTGCCGGAACGGGGACGCCTGCGAGTATGCACACGGTGTATTCGAGAGCTGGCTCCACCCGGACCAGTACCGCACCCGCCTCTGCAAAGACGAGACCGGCTGCAACCGCCGCGTCTGCTTCTTCGCCCACAAGCCCGAGGAGCTCCGCTCTGTCAACCCCTCTGCCGCCTCCGTCGCCGGGATGGTGCTCTCCTCGCCGAAGTCGTCATCGGGTCTGTCATCGTTGGATATGGCGACAGCTTTGATGATGATGCAGCAGACAGGGTCGGGCATGTCACCGTCAGCTTCGTCGGGTTTGGGCGCGGCGACGGCCTGGATGAATCAGCCGGGCAGCTTGGCGACCCCGCCCTCCTTGCAGCTTCCGAGCAGCAGGCTGAAGGCATCGCTGGGCGCCTTCGACCTGGATTTGCTCGGGCTCGAAGGGTACCAGCAGAAGCTGATCGATGAGTTCTCGAGCACCGCCTCGCCCCGGGCTAACTGGACCCCGAACTCCCTAGCCGCCGCCTCTCGAGCATCAGATATAAACGAGCTATTTGGTTCTCTTAATCCATCTGTGCTGTCTCAGTTGCAGGGGCTTTCTCTGAAAAAGACGGCAGCCGCCTCGTCCTCCGCCGGAGCTCAATTCCAGTCACCCACTGGAGTCCGGTCTCAATTGCTTTCTGGCTACGGAGGCAACTTGCCACCTTCTCCAACCGTAAGTGGGACTTCATCGTTTGGGCTCGACCACTCGATGGCAAAGGCCATCATGAGCTCGAGGGCTTCGGCGTTTGCAAAGCGGAGCCAAAGCTTCATCGACCGCGGAGCGATGGCAGGTCGCCAATCGACCCTCTCTTCAATGACCACTGCTGCAGCGGGGACTTCGTCGGTTCTTTCCGACTGGGGCTCGCCGGACGGCAAGTTGGACTGGGGAATTCAAGGGGATGAGCTGAACAAGCTGAGAAAGGCGGCATCTTTTAACTTCCGAACCAATCAGGCTGGAAGCGGCTTTGGTGGGGCAGCCCCGGCGGCCGCTGCAGTGCCGGGGCGCTTGGATGAGCCCGACCTTTCCTGGGTGCAGTCTCTGGTGAAGGATGGACCGGCGGCACCGATGGGCCGGCGTGGCCTGGAACAGCAGCAGAAGGGGTACCAACTCAACGGTGCTGGAGGCGACTTCCATGGGTCAGAGCTCCTCTCTTCTTGGGAGGAGAAGATTATGGCTTAA
- the LOC105044597 gene encoding uncharacterized protein produces the protein MKFSSPSSSSFDSRSNAAADAAAGCLSGILHRILCGSLHSSNLREGEEADEIDAAFGRVEQKSMRSPGIVARLMGLESMPVYPYAASELIGRSRSTNSLESWPGFLSERSQSPVVRTSISFREVPTYLRQENEDFLLLSFTPDDKEETMGSNGMRRATRVREMKERKSEDRDRVKRETRSIEEKKKKNRRDEHRHCHKKNVPQKRNDEVKDSAVHSRKKNVRRRGCQGTKAEDLIKSTKHIEMPIMLERSSIAKEKKQENARGKVESECSSQDSSPVSVLDLAYTDDDCCINNNSPSSEEEKETVQQSSRRKPSSNLENVSCLSPSIGFAAFSSKDEGMRSLDKDSKRSTKPGQPCPDFSYALGNICRLAEEDLKNSAWISKEMWRSEGVEDIAADLGLEIFDLLLCEVVCEFSNYNAL, from the exons ATGAAGTTCTCTTCaccctcttcctcctccttcgACTCTCGCTCCAATGCTGCTGCAGATGCTGCCGCAGGCTGCCTGTCGGGAATTCTGCACCGCATTCTCTGCGGGAGTCTCCACAGCAGCAAtttgagagagggagaagaagccGATGAGATCGATGCTGCTTTTGGCCGGGTCGAGCAGAAGAGCATGCGCAGTCCTGGCATTGTGGCGCGCCTCATGGGCTTGGAGTCTATGCCGGTGTATCCATATGCTGCTTCTGAGTTGATCGGGAGAAGCCGGTCGACGAACTCGCTCGAGAGCTGGCCTGGGTTTCTCTCCGAGAGAAGCCAAAGTCCAGTGGTCCGGACATCAATTTCTTTCCGAGAAGTACCGACGTACTTGAGGCAGGAGAATGAGGACTTCCTGCTTCTGAGCTTCACGCCTGATGATAAAGAAGAGACCATGGGATCGAATGGAATGAGACGTGCGACACGCGTTCGAGAGATGAAGGAGAGGAAGAGTGAGGACAGGGATAGAGTGAAGAGGGAAACCAGAAGTatcgaagaaaagaagaagaaaaacaggAGAGATGAGCATCGGCACTGTCACAAGAAGAATGTGCCTCAGAAAAGAAACGATGAAGTTAAGGACTCAGCGGTCCATTCTCGAAAGAAGAATGTTCGTAGGAGGGGCTGTCAAGGTACCAAAGCAGAGGATTTGATCAAATCCACAAAGCACATAGAAATGCCAATTATGTTGGAAAGATCCAGCATTGCGAAAGAAAAGAAGCAGGAAAATGCTCGAGGGAAAGTGGAATCGGAATGCAGCTCCCAAGATTCCAGCCCTGTTTCAGTTTTAGATCTTGCATACACTGATGATGACTGCTGTATCAACAACAATTCCCCGTCTTCAG aagaagagaaggaaacaGTGCAGCAGAGCTCAAGAAGAAAGCCATCATCAAACTTGGAGAACGTCAGCTGCTTATCTCCAAGCATTGGCTTTGCTGCATTCTCCTCCAAGGATGAGGGAATGAGGTCTTTGGATAAAGATAGCAAGAGATCAACGAAGCCGGGACAACCTTGTCCAGATTTTTCATACGCTTTGGGAAACATTTGCAGGCTAGCAGAGGAGGATCTGAAGAATTCTGCATGGATTTCGAAAGAAATGTGGAGGTCGGAAGGTGTTGAGGATATTGCAGCGGATCTTGGGCTAGAGATATTTGATCTACTTCTCTGTGAGGTAGTATGTGAATTTTCTAACTACAATGCATTGTGA
- the LOC105044599 gene encoding trihelix transcription factor GT-3b: MELHHHYNPYYLNVNPLPEGSGGERDRERDRFPQWSNAETKEFLAVRAELDRSFMETKRNKPLWEAISARLQQKGFTRTPEQCKSKWKNLVTRFKGIEAMEGEGSRQFPFHEEMRTIFSERMERLLVSNKDKGKGVQVQGEEWGEEEEEEGEGGEEEGEEELGRSKKKRKVERIRRGFEEGVENAFKEFARRQLEIQARWIASAEAREAERRAKEEEWRRTMVALEEERKAMERTWREKEEERRAREEARAERRDALLTALLAKIEKEGL; the protein is encoded by the exons ATGGAGCTGCACCACCACTACAACCCTTATTACCTCAATGTGAACCCCCTACCCGAGGGTAGTGGTGGGGAGAGAGATCGAGAGCGAGACCGGTTCCCCCAGTGGAGCAACGCGGAGACCAAGGAGTTCTTGGCCGTTCGAGCCGAGCTCGACAGGAGCTTCATGGAGACCAAGCGGAACAAGCCCTTGTGGGAAGCCATCTCTGCCAGGCTCCAGCAGAAGGGCTTCACACGCACACCCGAGCAGTGCAAGTCCAAGTGGAAGAACCTCGTCACTCGTTTCAAG GGGATTGAGGCCATGGAGGGGGAGGGCAGCAGACAGTTCCCTTTCCACGAGGAGATGCGGACGATATTCTCGGAGAGGATGGAGAGGCTGCTTGTTTCGAACAAAGATAAAGGGAAAGGAGTGCAAGTCCAAGGAGAGGAGTggggggaggaagaggaggaggagggggagggcggggaggaggagggggaggaggagttgGGGAGGagtaagaagaagaggaaggtggAGAGGATCAGGAGGGGGTTTGAAGAAGGGGTGGAGAATGCTTTCAAGGAGTTTGCGAGGCGGCAGCTGGAAATACAGGCTCGATGGATAGCGTCAGCGGAAGCGAGGGAGGCGGAGAGGAGGGCTAAAGAGGAGGAGTGGAGGAGAACAATGGtggctttggaggaggaaaggaaggcaatggagagGACGTGGAGGGAGAAGGAGGAGGAACGGCGGGCGAGGGAGGAGGCCCGGGCGGAGAGGCGAGACGCTCTACTAACCGCCCTTCTTGcgaagatagaaaaagaagggttgTAG